In Citrus sinensis cultivar Valencia sweet orange chromosome 2, DVS_A1.0, whole genome shotgun sequence, a single genomic region encodes these proteins:
- the LOC112497242 gene encoding receptor-like protein Cf-9 homolog isoform X2: MGYLTQPYQLVICLQLSLLFFQCSAKLCSQEQSSALLQFKQLFSFAKTSSSQCDGYQQSYPKMKYWKEDADCCSSWDGVTCDMVTGQVIGLDLSCSWLHGSISSNSSLFFLPRLQKLNLGSNDFNYSKISSGFSQLRSLTLLNLSSSNFTGSIPPSLGGIPSSLANLTELESLDLSSNKLVGQIPMQMASLKSLSVLNLSHNQLEGPVPRGTQFNTFQNDSYAGNPGLCGFPLSESCDMDEAPDPSSPTSFHEGDDSPSWFDWKFAKMGYASGLVIGLSIAYMVFATGRPWWFVKMIEEKQATKVRRVSRRGRARR; this comes from the exons atgggtTATTTAACTCAGCCTTATCAACTTGTCATCTGCCTCCAGTTATCGCTCTTGTTTTTTCAGTGTTCTGCAAAGCTTTGCTCTCAAGAACAAAGTTCAGCATTACTCCAATTTAAGCAACTCTTTTCCTTTGCAAAAACATCTTCTTCGCAATGTGATGGATACCAACAATCTTATCCAAAGATGAAGTACTGGAAAGAGGATGCTGATTGCTGCTCCAGCTGGGATGGAGTGACATGTGATATGGTGACGGGTCAGGTGATTGGCCTGGACCTCAGTTGCAGTTGGCTTCACGGCAGCATCTCTTCCAACAGTagccttttctttcttcctcgCCTGCAAAAGCTCAACCTGGGTTCCAATGATTTCAATTACTCTAAGATTTCTTCTGGCTTTAGTCAACTCCGGAGCTTGACACTCCTTAACCTCTCTTCCAGCAACTTCACGGGGTCAATTCCTCCATCGCTAG GTGGCATTCCATCATCATTAGCAAATCTGACAGAGCTTGAATCTTTAGACCTATCTTCAAACAAGCTTGTTGGGCAGATTCCAATGCAAATGGCGAGTCTAAAATCTCTTTCGGTGCTAAATCTTTCACACAACCAGCTTGAGGGACCTGTACCTCGAGGAACCCAATTCAATACATTTCAAAACGATTCCTATGCTGGCAACCCGGGCTTGTGTGGATTCCCATTGTCAGAAAGCTGCGACATGGATGAGGCACCGGATCCATCATCACCAACAAGTTTCCATGAAGGAGATGATTCTCCAAGTTGGTTTGATTGGAAGTTTGCTAAGATGGGTTATGCATCTGGATTGGTAATTGGCTTGTCCATTGCATACATGGTATTTGCGACTGGAAGGCCGTGGTGGTTTGTAAAAATGATCGAAGAGAAGCAAGCCACGAAGGTGAGAAGGGTGAGCAGACGAGGCAGAGCAAGAAGATGA
- the LOC112497242 gene encoding receptor-like protein Cf-9 homolog isoform X1, with translation MGYLTQPYQLVICLQLSLLFFQCSAKLCSQEQSSALLQFKQLFSFAKTSSSQCDGYQQSYPKMKYWKEDADCCSSWDGVTCDMVTGQVIGLDLSCSWLHGSISSNSSLFFLPRLQKLNLGSNDFNYSKISSGFSQLRSLTLLNLSSSNFTGSIPPSLGNLTQLVYLDLSNNSFIGEIPNMFTNQSKLSYLNFGGNQLTGQIPSSVGELANLATVYLYFNSLKGTIPSRIFSLTSLKQVDFRHNQLSGSVPSSVYELVNLTRLDLSSNKLSGTVELYDFAKLKNLKWLVLSNNSLSLTTKLTVSSSFLNLSRLGLSACKISKFPVILKTQLQLEWLDLSENQIHGRVPGWMWDVGIHTLSYLDLSQNFLRSIKRLPWKNLKNLYLDSNLLRGRLLDLPPLMTIFSISNNYLTGEIPSSFCNLSSIQYLEMSNNSFSGQIPQCLVNSTVKFLDLRMNNFQGIIPQTYAKDCNLTFLKLNGNKLEGPLPPSLINCFSLHVIDVGNNNLSGEIPQCFGNSALKVFDMRMNRFNGSIPQMFAKSCDLRSLNLNGNQLEGPLSPSLINCRYLEVLDIGNNHINDTFPYWLEILPELRVLILRSNRFWGPIGNTKTRAPFSKLRILDLSHNQLTGVLPTRYLNNFRAMIHGENNSVTVEVKYLSLLNSSYYACYESIILTMKGIDLQLERVLTIFTTIDLSSNRFQGGIPAIVGKLNSLKGLNISHNNLTGGIPSSLANLTELESLDLSSNKLVGQIPMQMASLKSLSVLNLSHNQLEGPVPRGTQFNTFQNDSYAGNPGLCGFPLSESCDMDEAPDPSSPTSFHEGDDSPSWFDWKFAKMGYASGLVIGLSIAYMVFATGRPWWFVKMIEEKQATKVRRVSRRGRARR, from the coding sequence atgggtTATTTAACTCAGCCTTATCAACTTGTCATCTGCCTCCAGTTATCGCTCTTGTTTTTTCAGTGTTCTGCAAAGCTTTGCTCTCAAGAACAAAGTTCAGCATTACTCCAATTTAAGCAACTCTTTTCCTTTGCAAAAACATCTTCTTCGCAATGTGATGGATACCAACAATCTTATCCAAAGATGAAGTACTGGAAAGAGGATGCTGATTGCTGCTCCAGCTGGGATGGAGTGACATGTGATATGGTGACGGGTCAGGTGATTGGCCTGGACCTCAGTTGCAGTTGGCTTCACGGCAGCATCTCTTCCAACAGTagccttttctttcttcctcgCCTGCAAAAGCTCAACCTGGGTTCCAATGATTTCAATTACTCTAAGATTTCTTCTGGCTTTAGTCAACTCCGGAGCTTGACACTCCTTAACCTCTCTTCCAGCAACTTCACGGGGTCAATTCCTCCATCGCTAGGTAACCTTACCCAACTTGTTTATTTGGATCTTTCAAATAACAGTTTTATTGGTGAAATTCCGAATATGTTTACCAACCAATCCAAACTTTCTTATTTAAACTTTGGGGGGAATCAACTGACTGGCCAAATTCCTTCCTCAGTGGGTGAGCTTGCAAATTTAGCTACAGtctatttgtattttaacTCTCTTAAGGGGACAATTCCATCTCGAATCTTTTCTCTGACATCACTGAAGCAAGTTGATTTCAGGCATAACCAACTATCTGGCTCGGTTCCAAGTTCAGTATACGAACTTGTGAATTTGACTCGTCTTGatctttcttcaaataagttaAGTGGTACAGTTGAACTTTACGATTTTGCAAAGCTCAAAAATCTTAAATGGCTTGTTCTCTCTAATAATAGTTTATCACTGACTACCAAATTAACTGTCAGCTCTTCTTTCCTTAATCTTTCTAGATTGGGTTTATCCGCTTGTAAGATAAGTAAGTTTCCAGTCATCTTGAAAACTCAACTTCAATTAGAGTGGTTGGACCTTTCTGAAAACCAAATCCATGGTAGGGTTCCTGGTTGGATGTGGGACGTAGGAATACATACTCTAAGTTACCTAGATCTTTCACAAAACTTCCTGAGAAGCATAAAACGTCTTCCAtggaaaaatctaaaaaatcttTACCTTGATTCGAACTTACTTCGAGGAAGACTGCTGGATCTACCACCTCTCATGACAATCTTTTCGATttccaataattatttaactgGAGAGATTCCttcatcattttgtaatttgagTTCTATTCAATATCTTGAAATGTCCAACAATAGCTTCAGTGGACAAATTCCGCAGTGTCTTGTCAACTCTACCGTGAAGTTTTTGGATCTTCGAATGAACAACTTCCAAGGTATCATCCCACAAACATATGCAAAAGACTGCAATTTGACTTTTCTTAAGCTGAATGGCAATAAACTGGAGGGGCCATTGCCACCatctttgattaattgtttcaGTTTGCATGTTATTGATGTTGGGAATAACAACTTGAGTGGAGAAATTCCACAATGTTTTGGAAACTCAGCACTTAAGGTCTTTGATATGAGAATGAACAGATTCAACGGTAGCATCCCTCAAATGTTTGCAAAGAGTTGTGATTTGAGAAGTCTTAATCTTAATGGTAATCAATTGGAAGGCCCATTGTCTCCATCTTTGATTAACTGTCGGTATTTGGAAGTTCTTGATATTGGGAATAACCATATTAACGACACATTTCCTTATTGGTTAGAAATTCTTCCTGAATTGCGAGTGCTTATATTGCGATCTAACCGATTTTGGGGTCCCATTGGTAATACGAAAACAAGAGCTCCCTTCTCTAAGTTGCGAATACTTGATCTCTCTCACAATCAACTCACTGGTGTATTGCCAACTCGGtatcttaataattttagagCCATGATTCATGGGGAGAATAATAGTGTTACTGTTGAAGTGAAATATTTGAGTTTGCTAAATTCCTCCTACTATGCCTGCTATGAATCAATAATTTTGACTATGAAAGGAATTGACCTACAACTGGAGAGGGTTCTAACCATTTTCACGACGATTGATTTGTCGAGTAATCGATTTCAAGGAGGAATTCCAGCAATCGTGGGAAAGCTTAATTCGCTCAAAGGTCTTAACATTTCTCACAACAACTTGACAGGTGGCATTCCATCATCATTAGCAAATCTGACAGAGCTTGAATCTTTAGACCTATCTTCAAACAAGCTTGTTGGGCAGATTCCAATGCAAATGGCGAGTCTAAAATCTCTTTCGGTGCTAAATCTTTCACACAACCAGCTTGAGGGACCTGTACCTCGAGGAACCCAATTCAATACATTTCAAAACGATTCCTATGCTGGCAACCCGGGCTTGTGTGGATTCCCATTGTCAGAAAGCTGCGACATGGATGAGGCACCGGATCCATCATCACCAACAAGTTTCCATGAAGGAGATGATTCTCCAAGTTGGTTTGATTGGAAGTTTGCTAAGATGGGTTATGCATCTGGATTGGTAATTGGCTTGTCCATTGCATACATGGTATTTGCGACTGGAAGGCCGTGGTGGTTTGTAAAAATGATCGAAGAGAAGCAAGCCACGAAGGTGAGAAGGGTGAGCAGACGAGGCAGAGCAAGAAGATGA